A segment of the Osmerus eperlanus unplaced genomic scaffold, fOsmEpe2.1 SCAFFOLD_226, whole genome shotgun sequence genome:
cgggaatcgaactggcaaccttcggattactagcccgattccctcaccgctcagccacctgactccacccacatgaggaaggagagatcaTGCAGCAAGCCAGAGGCCTCCCAGACAATAATTGAAACAAAAACTATAAAAGGGACAAATCAAAGCCCAATAATGTCCACCGCCTCCCTCTTCAGAGCCAGTTAAAACTTCAGCTTCAATTTCTCttctctacattcagtacacaactccctactgctcctctcacttcgctcaagctcactttgcccctcccccacctcccctgctaTGCTGAGAGTTGTTGCCGGTGTCGTGCCAAGGCACTATCCCCCGCCAGGATCTGCATCCCCTGTCCGCGGGAGCACGCGTGCACTCAGAGAAGCAGAGtttaaggccgaatcccaatactctgtctaaCTGCTGCACTTTGAATTTACCTCTTAAACCCCTCGACAGGGGTTTCCATAGTAACAAGGGACTCATTTATCTACATAAATACGTTTATTTGTGGAGATGTCTGCTCTTTCCTAGTAAAAGTTACAGAGGGGAATcaggggatacacattatatcaggccgttttttcacctgatataatgtgtaccccctcccctaacatgCAAAGGGTCTGTCCTGCCATCAGGTGTGTTATTTTCTGTGTTCTATTGGTCACAATGAACAACCTGAGATCATATGGAGATGTCTGCTCTTTTCTAGGGAAAGGGTGACATAACTACCCCAAACAATGTTTTGAAGTCAAACTCCTTTATCAAGCAGTTACAGTGGggtcacatattctgaatgctgcTGCTTGTCAGATatggtgacctctgtggtactgGCTCTGTGATGACTCCAAATAAGAATGTGTGTtattttctgtgttcttttcacaatgaacaacctgagatcatatggagatgtctgctcttttctagcaaaagttacagaggggatacacattatacaCTAAAGATCACACCCTTTCCGAGAAAAGACTGAGGGAAAAACACTACAGATTTTATTATGAGACAAAACCAAAAGATCGTTCTTGCCTGTTTATTTGTGAAAGGCAcatgcaggaggcaggagagcaaGGCGAAAGCTTTTCTCGGTCTCGTTAGGGTCTGTTACAGTCTATACTGCCATCTGCTGGTTACATTAGGAATCTTAGTTTTAACCCAACAGGAAATCATCAAGTTGTTTTAGAATACTGTTGGCTTTATAACAACAgtctttgaaataaaatgactgtTAATCCTAATTTATAGCTCTTGGAAATAACACATGGTTTCTTACTAATTTCAACATCTCAAATCCTTTCCACAGTAAAATAACCAAAAACAAAAGATTATTCCTTTACGAAAGGTGCCTAAACCGAAGTTTGTTTATCATTAAAAAACATAGGCGTAATAATCTGTAGACCGTATATCCAGTATACAAAGGTCAACTATTAGCCTGTAGGCTTGCCGACATCATAGCCTGGCAAACCTTTTCCTCGTCATAACAACCTGAAACGAAACTGAAATTACAGATTCACAACTTGATGTACAACAAAAGACGACGCTTGAGTTGCTCAGTCTTTCTGCGAGGTGAAAGAATGGCTGGACATCCTTTCCCCCTGACGGTAGAGGGAAGTTGGAAAACTGCCGTCTCTGCTGGGGTAAAGAACAAGCTCCACATTTATTTTCAAAGTAAAAAGAAGTCGTGTGGAGGGGACTGCATCATACAATACGATGATCTGAAAACCAACTTAGCGACAGTTTTTTTCCAATCGGAAGACGGTAAGAAAGCCATCCTCGATTTAATTACCTTGATACATCTTCCTTTATTTAAACCTACCGGACAACGATGGTTGACATGACTATGATAAACGAATACTATTCATTTCTTATTGGTCACGTGGACGTGCTCCCTGCGTAGCTAAAAATGACGTGTTGTTGTTACAGTGAGGAATAGCGTCCTTGAAAAAAGAAATCATGAGATTACCATAGACAAGGAGACAGTGCAGCTACGCGTTTCATTGTCGGACGGAAACCAAGAGACATCTCCGGAATCGGTGAGCGAGTCCTAGTCATAAAACCGCACTGACAGAAACTGTTTAGGCCTGCCTATTTGTTTGAAACATACTGTAGCCTAACACACCCTAAACTTTTATGCCACTGAAAGATAGACTGCACCTGTGCCATTTATGAATGACTAACatccaaatgtaaatgtttttctttctcagATTAATCAAGGAAATAATGGAAAATCAGGTAATACATGTTCTGTAGTAGTGAATAGTGTTCCAGTCCAGAACATGCCAACTTTCTCCTGAGTGTATAATTATTTTAACTCAGTGTATACCTTTTTATATTGTTCTTGCTAATTAAAACCTTTACTCTTAAACTTTGTGTAAATCTAAACAAAGTTGAATATTGTTCAACCAGATGTGTCGGTGGACCCTCCAGACTTGGAAAGCATGTCTGGAACAGGAGCTGGGCTTGGTGCTGGGCCTGGAACtgggcctggtcctggtcctggtgctggtgctggtgctggtgctgggccTGGAACTGGTCCTGATGCTGGCCTAGCTGTGGGTGAAGAGGGGATTCCTCGGAGCACTGCTGTGGTCCTCCAGGGAATACCCGACACCATGTCCAAGGAAGTACTGGGAATGATAGTGGAAAGTGTCGGTCACCTGGATGAAGACCACTTTGATCTGGAGCTCATCTCTGAGATAAACACTGCAGTGGTGACCTTCAGGAATCCCAACGGTACATTACTGCGTCAAACAGCATTAGGTTGGCTGGCAACACACTAAATGGCGAACAAGCCTTAATGCGAATTCTAGTTTTAAATTTCAACAACTGTTGTTCTGTATTCCTTCTCAGATGTTGGCCGGTTTCTGGATGAAAGCAAGACTCATAAGAAGTTCTCGCAGCACGGTCTGACTGGCTGGCCTCTGGAGATGGTCCAGTGTGTCAGAGTGGAGAACCTCACCCCTGCCCTCTGTAATACAGAGATGCTGGAGCTCTACTTTGAGAGGTGGGGGGGCCAAGTGAAGGACTGCACCCTCATCCCAGAAGAACATGCGGCCATTGTGACATTTGAGGAGTCAAAAGGTAAAACCTTTGCTGAGTGATTCACTGGGATAAATCCTATACAAGTCCTATGTCTTGTCAATTGTAATTtgctgtaaaaaacaaacaaaacttcTGTCTATTTCAGGGGCAGTAAAAACTCTGAAGAGAGATAACGTTATCAGCAGTGTCAAAGTTGATGTGTATCCATACTACAAGTCACTAGGCACCGTCCTGTACGGTAAGGACCGCCCTTTGTGGAAGACGCCAGACGCCTTCACAAAGGGCGTGCACCCTGCCGTGTGGAAATTCCTGGTCATGAAGAAACTATTTTCGGTCATCGATGACCAGATGAAGACCCACTTCTGTCAGGTAAACATGGACTCTCCAGAGGCCAGGCTGAGTCCTCTACCATCCTTAATCAGACAGCGAGGCCTAACAGCTCAACAGCTCGACCAATGGAAAGACAACGCCTCTGATGCCTTCTGTAACATCCTCGCCCGATATTCCGCCTTTGAGTGCACAACAAATGCACCAGCTTGGAAAGCAGTGGAGACAGAAATCCGCTCTGTGGTGAAACAGGATGCTGTCCTAGTCCCCGATTTCTCAAGAGGGACTCTGACCGTCGCAGGACTGGAGGAAAACTTGCGACATCTAAAGCGTCCTGTGGAGAACAGCATGGGGAAAGCCTTGAGCAAGATCGAGAGGCAGTCGGATGGTATAAGAGAGGAAGTAGATATGCCTCCTGCCAAGTTCAACATCCTGCAGCAAATGGGAATTAAGAAGGCAGTAGCAGCCATATCTGCTGAGATGCATTTCTCCTACGTTGACATCACCAAGAAGCTGGTTCTCTCAGGTCTGGCTGCAGAGGTGCTCAAGGTGCGGATGTGGATCCTGGAGAGGGAGCTTGAGATGAAGAAGAAACAGCTGGATGTGGACCCGGTTCTTGTGGACTTCCTGAAGTCTGTGGACTACATGGAGATGTCACAAGACTTGTTCACCTCGCGGGGCATCAGTGCTGTGTACCATATCGAGGGTAGGGGGATTCATCTGACTGGCAGCTCAGAAGGAGCCCTGACAGAGGCTGAGAAGAGGCTGAAAGGGGTGCTGTCCCTGTACCACATCAACATTGAAGACGAGGGGGTTTTGAAAATGCCCGAATGGAAGACACTGAACAATCAACTACTCGACTCCTGCAACACATCCAAGAAAAAAACTGTGGTGATCAATCTAGAGAGCGGCCTTGGAATCACTGTGTCTGGTTTCCTTGAGCCGGTAAAGGAAGTCAGCAGCGGTTTGGAGGACTTTGTCGAGAAGTACTCGCGGGTTGAAGAGTCTGTCCGTGTTAAGTCTTGTGCTGTGGCTAAATTCATTGAGGACAACAAATCACAGGATTGGAAACGTTTTGCCAAACCTGATGAGGTCAAAGTTCACTTTGATCCTAGAAGACCTAGAATCTTCATCTCTGGAGCCCGACTCCATGTCAAGGAAGTCATGAAAGCCTTTAGGAGTATTGCAGCGGATCTGTGCACCGATGAGCTGAAAATCATGAAACCTGGAGCTAAGAAGTACTTTCTAGAGCAGGGCAGTATGTTCTTACCCACCGTGATGAGGGAATACAGCTGTGTGGTGCTGTTACAGGAGAATCACATGCTggatgacgaggaggaggaggaggagggtgaagatGAAGACAAAGGCTTCCGAACCTCACCTTGCTGTGAAGTTCGAACGGCTAGCGGGGTCCTCGTCTCGGTGACGATGGCCGACATTTGCAAGTTCAGAGCGGACGCCGTGGTCAATGCCGCCAATGAGGATCTGAAACACATCGGTGGTCTGGCTTTAGCTCTGCTCCGTGCGTCCGGGCCACAGCTTCAGAAGCTCAGTGATGATCACATTAGCAAGTACGGACAGCTGAGTCCAGGCGATGCTGTGGTGACAGACGCAGGAAACCTGCCCTGTAAACACGTGATCCATGCAGTTGGCCCGCGCTTCACAGACTCCGACCGCTTTACAGCCGTGTGTCGTTTGAAGAAGGCTGTGACACAGAGCCTCAGCGCGGCGGAGAGGATGGGCTGCTCGTCGGTGGCGGTCCCCGCCGTGAGCTCTGGAATATTCGGTTTTCCTCTGGACATCTGCAGCGACACCATCGCCAAAGCCGTGCGGGAGTTCTGTGACACCGAAAGAAACTATGGCTCCCTGGCTGAGATCCACCTGGTTGACAACGATGCGAAAAGAGTGACGGCCATGGCGAACGCTATCCAGACTGTCTTTGGTGACCGGAACCCGAGAATGGACCTGCCAAAACAGAGAGCTCAACGGGGGACTGGATACAGAGGAAGGGGACAACGAGGACACCAACATCCTGGATTCAGAGGAAAGTCATCATGGGGAGGTGGGGACTGGGAacaaggaggcagaggaggcagaggacagTCAACATGGGGAGGTGGGGACTGGGAacaaggaggcagaggaggcagaggacagTCAACATGGGGAGGTGGGGACTGGGAacaaggaggcagaggaggcagaggacagTCAACATGGGGAGGTGGGGACTGGGAacaaggaggcagaggaggcagaggacagTCATCATGGGGAGGTGGGGACTGGGAacaaggaggcagaggaggccgaggcagaggaaagagaggtagaggaggctACAATGAAGGCAAAGAGGCTGCAGGCTCTTCTGGGCAGCGAGGCCAAGACAGGCAGTTTgagagggaagacagagaggactTCCTGCAGTCCAAGCGTACTCAAGAAGGAATGAAGATCGTTCTCAGGAAGGGGAATATCCAAGAGCAACATGTGAGTATACCTCCTCATGACCGCCTCCTCGTGGCATGGCAGACAGTACTTAATAACAATTAAAGTAGCACACATATTTTTGCTAGTATACTATTTTACTATGCATGGTGACTGTCGGGTGCAATGGAcacatttttgatgttttgaagCAAGATGTCATCCTCCTGACCTTTCTGTTTGTACCCCACCAGACTGACATCATCGTCAACACCATCGCTGAGAACGTGGACCTTGGGACAGGCGCCGTCTCCAACGCCATCCTTCAAGCCGCTGGGCCTCAGCTCCAATCAGCAGCCAGAGATGAGGCGGGCAGTGGCAGGTTGACCTATGGGAAAGTCCTGGTTACTGATGGCTTCAACTTGCGATGCAGGCGGGTGTTCCATGCAGTCTGTCCACCATGGGACCATGGGGCTGGCCAAGCAGAAGAGgtcaataaacaatgtttgagaTTAGTTGTTGTGAACAGAGTTGGAAGCTATCTTTTTCAACAGATTTCATATTGTATTGTCATTGGGGGGTGACAATAACCGCATGTCATTGTCATTTCAGGCACTCAGGACGATCATAAGGTTTTGCCTAAAGGAGGCTGAGAAGTTGAAACTAAGGTCCCTGTCTTTCCCTGCCATCGGCACGGGTAACATGAGCTTCCCCAGGTCTCTGGTGTCCAGCCTCATGCTGCAGGAGGTCCAGACCTTCAGCAGGACTACAAACCCAGAGTACCTGTGTGAGGTGGCCTTTGTGGTCCATCATACTGACACCCAAACTGTGGATGTGAGTTAGAAAAATGTCTCTTTTAAAATAGttcttaaatgttcttcagagtTCTggaattgggtgtgcttttccTTCGGCAatggcacaacctttgttctctcacatatatattattattattctttttgcccccctaaaactcagtcaatatttggcctacatagacaacctaggtgtcaaaagtttcgtcttggtagcgattgagttgcttctattgggatttacgttccgttgcacggtttaagtagaaattaagtttttgtgtcgaaaagtgaagttaacggtggctaacttgctagccacagtcaatgacgctacttacgtcactaacgtcacgaaaacttgcgtgactacctctagcagaacattagtttagcagctcgttaacttctgggagatagctaagctaactgctttactgcaaggcagctgcagaaacgccacaagcaaagaggccagggtgataactatttacaaattttactttgtgatatgacacacaattgtgatgtgtaatgtacaatataagctgatattattaaggaagtacatctactttcggaaacggtagtctactattttactgaagcattagcatcatgacattagcctttgttgcccgggcaacacatactacagtggtctatgatgcatctgttttcaatcgttaaaataaacattcctcacaaatacattttcgttgtaggatttattatgacattacgttacaagtaaacgatttgtgggtgaaattatcattacctgtggtttcaaaccagtgtagctcactgcaacgctgtagcctacgcgagacacactacaaaaacatctacacagctgtttaggaagtcaaacggcgacagaacatgttcggcactccccttacttaaatcaaaagtctatctaactactaacctgaacttcattgccacagcctaaactttgtcaatctgttcatgaaaataattaatttcagcctaaaccgtacaacggaacattAATTGAATTAATGTCATGGTGAATTTTGATTAGGTATGTGTCTTTTAATAATGAATAATTGACACCCTCTTCATTAGTGCTTTAGCAGAGAATTCCAAGGCCAGGCACAGGGAAGTCGGATGGAAACCTCATCTGGCCAATCGCATCACTCCAATTCTCCCCATCACAAATCACAGCAGTCTCCTGGTAAACTGGATTGaaattcttttttcttttcaactttTCTAACTTGTTTATTCCTTTTGAATATCTCACCTATTTAGCCTCTCATCTCTTGTCTCCACAGCTTTCTTTGGACAGGTGTCATCAGCCTCTCTCGGCGTGTACCGCATGCAGATGGGTCACCTGACCTTTGAAGTGTCATCGGGAGATATCACCAAAGACAGCAGTGATGTCATCATTAACTCCTCCAACAAGGACTTCAGTCTCAAATCAGGTGAGGCTTCATGTACCGTATGTCTGTTGGTTGGATACAGGCAGTTGTGTTGTTGGTGTGATTGTTCTGTTCATGATGTTGTTAACAATCCACAATTTGTTGTCTTCTCTGTTTTTCAGGTGTGTCAAAGGCGATTTTAGATGCAGCTGGATTACAGGTGGAACAGGAATGTGCACGGATCGGTTAGTATCCATTTTGTTTGTGCTTAATTATACCCAATCAATGATTATTTGTACTCTGGTTTACTAAACGTTTGTGGAAACCAATTAAACTATTTAAGTAATCTAATCTCTTAAGAAAAACAATCATTTAATAGATTTAATCAATTATTATTAACTTCAATAATTTGATGTTATCTGTTTCCACAAAAGTTATGTGTGAAGTTATTGGGTTTACTGTGTAGGCACATTGTATCTTTTACCTTTGACAAAgtattctttctgtttctccacAGTCAAATCTCCACAGTTCCAGCCATGCTTAATGATAATGACATCGGCGGGACTCCTCCCTTGTAAACGCATTATCCACATCATGGGCCACAATGACCCCAGCAAGATCAAGGACATTGTGTATGAAGTCCTTAAGACCTGTGATAAGCACAAGCTCACCTCAGTGGCTTTCCCCGCCCTTGGAACAGGTACTGTAGCACACCAGTCTGTTCACAATAGTTACAGGTTTGCTGCATTCCTCTGGGGTTCACTTGCTAGGATACACCACACAGGGGTCTATGTTCTGGTCTTGTGCTTTGTTGAACTCTTTACTCTTGTTCCTGATGATATTCGTGGGTGTGCTTGAAGGTTTAATCCGCCACATCCTTAAccacccttcctctccgtcTTCTTTTCCATCTTTCTGCCTTTGTGTTCTCCAACTCATACTGTATGTCCCCCCACCATTCCCTGATCTCACTCGATCCTACACTGTCAGTTCTCCAATATGATCTGTCACGGTGAAGGATCAATTATCTTcgcccatctgtctgtctcccttcctgttAGTCTGACTGTGCATCACCATGTCTTCATCAGGCCTGGGCGGAGTCAGCCCCTCTGCAGTTGCGGACGCCATGATGGACGCGGTGGTGAACTTTGTGAGGAAAAAGAACACCAGCGTGGTTAAGAGCGTGAAGATTCTGATATTCCAGCCCAACATGTTGACTGAATTCCACAAGAGCATGCAGAAGAGACAGGggaaggaagtggaggagaagagcttTTTAACCAAGATGAAAGGTCTCAGAGTATGAACCTGATAGATCGACAACTATGATTGTAGACTTCTTGAAGTTGGGATCACACTTTGTGGCATTCATGTTTGTTTGTCCCTTTTGCCCCAACACTACAGATTCAGTCACATCCTTTTTCATGGGTCCTAGCGAGGAGAGCTCTGAGACCAGGAACTTTGTCATGCAGCAGGAAGAGTTTGACCCTGTAGTGTTCCAGCTGtgtgcagacaaacacaggTCTGTGAGTGCAGCCAAGGCTCGGATCGAAAACCTGATCGTGAAGGAGCAGTCTAATGAGGATGTCAAGAGTCAGCACATCCAGCAGCTCAGCCAGAGGGACTTGGAGGAGTTGCAGGCCCTGCAGAAGGAGCTTTCTGTCAGTGTCCGTCTGGAGAAGAAGGGCCCAGACTCTGTCATCCGCCTGGAGGGTTTGACCCGAGATGTCCTCACTGCACACAAGAAGGTCAGAGAAATGATCGACAGGGTGGAGAAGGCTGAGAGCCACAAACAGAAGGCCCAACTCCTGAGCAAGCTGGTAGAGTGGCAGTACCAAGACAAGGTGaagggaacgatggaacccttTGACATCTTCACCAACTTTGACCTGGAGGAGGCCTTAGAACGTAAACGCTCCATCAGAATCAAGATCCACAATGTGGACCACGATGCCGACGTGGTCCGCAAAAAAGCATCACGTATCGGAAGAGTTCAGAGTGAAATTGAGTTGTATAGAGAAGATCTGAAAGGTGGGTCATGTCAGTCTATTTCCAGCCTAAGACTAGGACTCAAATGGGATGGTTGTAAATAACTCATTTCTAATTGTTTTACTGTAACTTACTTTTTCTTTTCAGGTGATGGTTCTGCGTCTCTGCCAGCTCATTGGGAAGACATGAAGGGTTCCCTCGTGAAGATGGTCACTTTAAATCCTGGATCTCCAGAGTACATCGGTGTGGAGAAGGAATTTAGGAAGACAGGGCTGGCCTCTGCCATCACCAAAGTACTTATATCAGGTTTTGTGAACCGAAACACTGTCAGATAATCTGATCAGCACTGAACCGACTTGCATCTCAACCGATACGCTTTCTTCCATTGTTTTGGCAGATTAAAAGAGTCCAGAATGGATCCCTGTGGAAGAACTAC
Coding sequences within it:
- the LOC134016258 gene encoding LOW QUALITY PROTEIN: protein mono-ADP-ribosyltransferase PARP14-like (The sequence of the model RefSeq protein was modified relative to this genomic sequence to represent the inferred CDS: deleted 1 base in 1 codon), coding for MYNKRRRLSCSVFLRGERMAGHPFPLTVEGSWKTAVSAGVKNKLHIYFQSKKKSCGGDCIIQYDDLKTNLATVFFQSEDVRNSVLEKRNHEITIDKETVQLRVSLSDGNQETSPESINQGNNGKSDVSVDPPDLESMSGTGAGLGAGPGTGPGPGPGAGAGAGAGPGTGPDAGLAVGEEGIPRSTAVVLQGIPDTMSKEVLGMIVESVGHLDEDHFDLELISEINTAVVTFRNPNDVGRFLDESKTHKKFSQHGLTGWPLEMVQCVRVENLTPALCNTEMLELYFERWGGQVKDCTLIPEEHAAIVTFEESKGAVKTLKRDNVISSVKVDVYPYYKSLGTVLYGKDRPLWKTPDAFTKGVHPAVWKFLVMKKLFSVIDDQMKTHFCQVNMDSPEARLSPLPSLIRQRGLTAQQLDQWKDNASDAFCNILARYSAFECTTNAPAWKAVETEIRSVVKQDAVLVPDFSRGTLTVAGLEENLRHLKRPVENSMGKALSKIERQSDGIREEVDMPPAKFNILQQMGIKKAVAAISAEMHFSYVDITKKLVLSGLAAEVLKVRMWILERELEMKKKQLDVDPVLVDFLKSVDYMEMSQDLFTSRGISAVYHIEGRGIHLTGSSEGALTEAEKRLKGVLSLYHINIEDEGVLKMPEWKTLNNQLLDSCNTSKKKTVVINLESGLGITVSGFLEPVKEVSSGLEDFVEKYSRVEESVRVKSCAVAKFIEDNKSQDWKRFAKPDEVKVHFDPRRPRIFISGARLHVKEVMKAFRSIAADLCTDELKIMKPGAKKYFLEQGSMFLPTVMREYSCVVLLQENHMLDDEEEEEEGEDEDKGFRTSPCCEVRTASGVLVSVTMADICKFRADAVVNAANEDLKHIGGLALALLRASGPQLQKLSDDHISKYGQLSPGDAVVTDAGNLPCKHVIHAVGPRFTDSDRFTAVCRLKKAVTQSLSAAERMGCSSVAVPAVSSGIFGFPLDICSDTIAKAVREFCDTERNYGSLAEIHLVDNDAKRVTAMANAIQTVFGDRNPRMDLPKQRAQRGTGYRGRGQRGHQHPGFRGKSSWGGGDWEQGGRGGRGQSTWGGGDWEQGGRGGRGQSTWGGGDWEQGGRGGRGQSTWGGGDWEQGGRGGRGQSSWGGGDWEQGGRGGRGRGKRGRGGYNEGKEAAGSSGQRGQDRQFEREDREDFLQSKRTQEGMKIVLRKGNIQEQHTDIIVNTIAENVDLGTGAVSNAILQAAGPQLQSAARDEAGSGRLTYGKVLVTDGFNLRCRRVFHAVCPPWDHGAGQAEEALRTIIRFCLKEAEKLKLRSLSFPAIGTGNMSFPRSLVSSLMLQEVQTFSRTTNPEYLCEVAFVVHHTDTQTVDCFSREFQGQAQGSRMETSSGQSHHSNSPHHKSQQSPAFFGQVSSASLGVYRMQMGHLTFEVSSGDITKDSSDVIINSSNKDFSLKSGVSKAILDAAGLQVEQECARIVKSPQFQPCLMIMTSAGLLPCKRIIHIMGHNDPSKIKDIVYEVLKTCDKHKLTSVAFPALGTGLGGVSPSAVADAMMDAVVNFVRKKNTSVVKSVKILIFQPNMLTEFHKSMQKRQGKEVEEKSFLTKMKDSVTSFFMGPSEESSETRNFVMQQEEFDPVVFQLCADKHRSVSAAKARIENLIVKEQSNEDVKSQHIQQLSQRDLEELQALQKELSVSVRLEKKGPDSVIRLEGLTRDVLTAHKKVREMIDRVEKAESHKQKAQLLSKLVEWQYQDKVKGTMEPFDIFTNFDLEEALERKRSIRIKIHNVDHDADVVRKKASRIGRVQSEIELYREDLKGDGSASLPAHWEDMKGSLVKMVTLNPGSPEYIGVEKEFRKTGLASAITKIKRVQNGSLWKNYQIKKKHLENKNKHTNNEKQLFHGTSSSSIGQINDNGFNRSYAGQHGAMFGSGSYFAVDPAYSANGYAKPDAQGHKRMYLALVLVGDHTLGNTTLIVPPAKSGTTDLFDSVTDNVANPTMFVIFNDVQAYPEFLIHSSKLDL